In the genome of Pseudanabaena mucicola str. Chao 1806, the window TACTCTTCGCGCAATCTGTAGCAGTCCTAGTAATGCAATTACATTGCATTACTACCATAAATTTTGGGGTTTGTGGAAACGTAACCTGAAGGGTTGCGCTTCCACAAACCATTTAGGATTGCTAATTGCTAAGTAGCTAGACATAAGTAAACTAAAAACCGAGAAGTTTGTTCCGCCCGCGTAGCGGGCGGAACAAACTCTCGTTTTGGGCTTTAATTAAGTTGAGCTACTTATAGGATATTCGTGACACAATCCGAAAATTAATTTGCTATCAGGTTAATCCGATGTCAAAATATTAAGACCTAGGATAGATTTAGCTTATTGCCGCCTATCCAAATAAATCTCCCGTTGTTACAGGCTCAAATGACTATGCTCGGCAAGACCCTGACTGGGCGTTATAAGATCATCAAAAAACTTGGTGGCGGTGGCTTTAGCCAAACATTTATTGCTGAAGATGAATATCTGCCTGATCGACCTTGCTGTGTGATCAAGCAACTCAAACCTGCATCATCACAAATAGAAGTATTAGAAATTTCACGTGGACTCTTTGACAAAGAAGCTAAGGTGCTTTATCGACTTGGTAAGCATGAGTGCATCCCTAGCCTACTTGCCCACTTTGAGCAAGATAAAGAATTTTTTCTGGCACAAGAATTGATTGAAGGCGAAGTGTTGACTCAAGAAATTAAAAATGGGGTTTGTTTAGGAGAGCAGTATACGATTGATTTTCTGACTGATATTTTAACAACCTTAAACTTTGTGCATCGGCAGCAGGTCATTCATCGCGATATTAAGCCGAGTAATTTAATTCGGCGTACTAGCGATCGCAAAATTGTCTTAATTGATTTTGGCGCAGTTAAAGAGGTCAGTACTCAAACCATTAGCCAATTAGGACATACTTCGAGCTTGGTGATAGGTTCCCCTGGTTATATGCCCAATGAGCAATTTAGCGGCAAAACCATGTTTGCTAGTGATATCTATGCGATCGGTATTATTGCCATACAAGCTTTAACAGGACTATTGCCCAATCAGATTCCTGAAGATCCCGTTACTAGAGAATTTCTTTGGCGCGATCGCGCAAAAGTAACACCAACCTTAGCCGATGTCATCGACAAGATGGTGCGGTTTGATTTCCGTCAGCGCTATCAATCCGCCAATGAGGTATTAGCCGCCATCCAACCATTATCAAGCAAGTCCCTTGCTCAAACTATTTTTAGCGCATCATCTTTGATCGACGACTTATCTCTAGTTCCTGACAATTCTAATCTTCAAAATTCCACGATCAATAACATTGCAAAGAGTCCTCTCGAACTTCTCATTCATGATATTTCTGATGATCTGGAAATGAGTGAAGATCCAGTCAGAGCCAAGAAATTTATATGCCTAGTATGTACTGGCATCTTAGAGAACGATGCCCAGCGTTTAGATAACTTCAGTTTTGTGGAACTGCTTCAAGATTTATATCAGCAATATCCAACGATTGAATCATTAAAAGATAGCTTAGTTAAATCTGTAAAGTCCATCTCTGTACCGAAGCAACGCCAGTATCTTATTGTTGCTAAAACAGTCTTTAATATAGTTTCTCAATTCTACAATTCTTCAGCACCCGAAGTCCCTTCTAATATTCCAGAATCAGTCAATCCTAATCCTCAGTTAATGAGCCAACCAATTTCCTATCAAGTTAGTAACTTAGTTGTTAATGCTGGCTCCGCGCAGATAGTTGCACCCATTGAGCATTCTCCAAATAGTCAAAATGCTTTAGAAGAGAAATTGCCCGATAGAGATATCTATCAAGATTTGCCATCAACAGAGAGTCAATTGGGATTCACTCAAGATGAGTTATCGCTCCTTAATTCTTATCCTAGTGTGGTGAAAAATGCTGACAATGATAATGCTGACAATGATATTTATGCATGGGTTGCCCATGATATTGATACAGATGCTCAACAAATGCGCTTAAAAAAGCTTCTACTCTATACCTATCAAGATGTATGGGAAAACGATCTTCGTCAATTAAATAGTATCGATTGGGTAAGTTTACTAAAGGAATTAGTCAATTTTATGCCCACTTTTTCGCAATTAAATGCTTTAGTCCAAGAAGCAGTACAGAGAGTTTCTAAACCTGCGGAATACAGTGTAATTGGTAATATGTTACTTGCCAAGTTGGAACCCCTTTACCCTGATAGTGCTTACCCAAATAGTGTGGAAGTAGTTACGCCGCCTGTTTATCAAACCAATAGCTCCATAGATCCGAGTACTAGTTATGAACAATCGAAGGCTCCATTTGATCCGCAAATTGTCCATGACCTATTTGATTTGCGTTTAGAGTTAATGCGGTTTACCAACTCTATGCGAACCAAAATTTTACTATTTTCTACTCTTTATTTCCCCTTCGATCCCGATCGCGACAATTGGCAAGATTTGCGTAATCATGAGTTAGATGGTTTACTCCGACAGTTATTTTATGCCTATCCCTCCTTTGATAAAGTAGAACATACGCTCTGGCAAGTGGCGCAATCTCTTAATGAATCAACTACTTATGAACAGTCTGCTAACTACATTCTCCAAGTAATCAAACCTCTCTATGAACTGCTTATAGCCAAATCGATGCATCATCCTGCTGAAGGAGGATTGCTACCATCACAGGATAGTGATTTCACACAGCCCAGTGTCATCTTCCACAAAGGGGGATGATGTCAACAACTGTCAGTTTGCACAGTCCAGATTAGTAACTTCATGAAAGAGACTTCAAAATATGGAAGCAGCACTTACTCCTCAAGATATTTTGCGCCGTTACGCCAAAGGCGATCGCGATTTTAGTGGTATCAATCTCAATGGGATCAAACTCAGTGGTGCAAACCTAAGCCGTACTGATTGGCTAGATGTCAATTTATCCAAAGCCTATCTCAATAGTACCGTTTTAACCTTTGCGTGTCTCACCCGCGCTAATTTACGCGGAGCCGTGATGATGGGCGCACATCTGTGCGGGGCTAATCTCAATCAAGCCAGTCTCAGTAATGCCAATCTATCCAATGCCGATCTGCATGGTGCAAGCCTTCAAGGTGCAACTCTATTTGGCGCTAATCTCAATTTGGCAAACTTAATGGATGCGAACTTGATTGAAGCCGATCTGCGAACAGCTAATTTAAATGGAGCAACTCTAGTCGGCGCGTGTCTTAGAGGCGCAAACCTGAGACAAGAAAGAGCTATTGGCGATCAGCATGACATTATGCCTAATCAAAAAAAGCGCAATATCGCCAGTCTGCATGGTACTAATTTAGCTGGAGCTGACCTGCGGGGAGCAAATTTATCTGGTGCAGATTTACATAAAGCTGACCTGCGGGGAGCGAATCTCCAAGAATCAACTCTCAATGGGGCAAATCTCAGTGAGGCAAAGTTAAATAACGCTAATATGCGGGGTATATTTTTGAGCGAGGCAAATCTCACTAATGCTGTGCTGTCAGGTGCAGTTTTACATAATGCGAAGTTAGAACGCGCTATCCTAATCGATGCCGATCTTAATGGGGTAAACTTGCGAAGTGCAGTCATGGCGGATGTCAAAGCAAGTCGTGTTCAGATGCAGGGAGCGGATCTAACTGATGCCAAGCTTTCTCGCGCTGATCTGAGTCGTGCCGATCTACGAGGCGCAATGATGGTCAGGGCAAATCTGATTGAGGCTTATTTAGCAAGGACAAACTTAGCTAATGCGAATTTAACAGAAGCAATTCTCAACCGAGCCGAACTCAGCAGTGCCAATATTGTCGGCGCAATTCTCATGGGTGCAACGCTACCTGATGGGAAAATTCATAGATAACAATGGTTTTGCAATGCCCCCCTATGCTTTGGGGTTATGAAAAGCTGTATATTGGCTAGAGTTACATATTTATCGATCCAAAATTTAAAAAACCTTGATTGCAACTCCCATTAAACCAACTGTAACGACAAGACGACCTGTATTTCCTTTCACCGCCGTGATCGGACAGGAAGAGATGAAGCTCGCCCTGTTGCTCAACGTCATCGATCCTAAAATCGGTGGAGTCATGGTAATGGGCGATCGCGGTACGGGCAAATCCACCACCGTTCGCGCCCTTGCCGACCTCCTACCTGAAATTGAAGTTGTTGCCGATGATCCCTTTAGCAGCCATCCTACCGATGGTGACTTACAAAGCGAAGAAGTCCGCCAACGCATTGCTAATGGTGAAAAACTACCTGTGACTACGAAGCAAGTAATCATGGTGGACTTACCTCTCGGTGCAACAGAAGACCGTGTTTGCGGCACAATTGACATCGAAAAAGCACTATCCGAAGGGGTCAAAGCCTTTGAAGTCGGTCTACTTGCTAAGGCAAATCGTGGCATTCTCTACATTGATGAAGTTAACCTCCTCGACGATCACCTCGTTGATGTATTGCTAGACTCGGCAGCCTCTGGTTGGAATACCGTTGAGCGTGAAGGGATTTCGATTCGCCACCCTGCCCGATTTGTGCTAGTTGGTTCAGGCAACCCCGAAGAAGGCGAGTTACGTCCCCAGTTACTCGATCGCTTTGGGATGTATGCCGAAATTAAGACCGCCCGCGATCCTGAACTGCGCTTGCAAATTGTAGAAAATCGCACCACCTTTGATAACAATCCCCATGCATTTCTAGCCGAAAAAGCTGATCAACAATCTGAAAAGCAGGCCCAGATTGTGAGAGCACAGCAAATTCTGAATGAGGTCAATATTGAGCGGGATCTCCGTTTGAAAATCTCCACAGTTTGTGCTGATCTAAATATTGATGGTTTGCGTGGTGATATTGTGACCACCCGTGCAGCAAAGGCTTATGCAGCTTCGGAAGGACGAAAAGAAGTAGAAGTAGATGATATCAAAGCAGTAATTGGTCTTTGTCTGCGTCATCGTCTCCGCAAAGATCCTCTGGAATCAATTGATTCAGGATACAAAGTTCTCAAAACCTTCAACCAAGTATTTGGCATCGAGGAAGAATAATCAAGAAGAGGCTGTCCATGGGACAGCCTCTTCTTGATTAGACCCTTTCTACAGGGAACTGAATCTCCGTAATATATGATTCGTTATCAAATTCAGAACCACCTTGAATATAGAACTCACGGTTTGCACCGATGCAGCGATAGCCATTGTTCTCAATCCAAGTTAACAAATGCTCATAAGCCTTTGGAAAATCTTGATAACTGCCATGATGAACTACACAGGCGATCGCCTCATAGCCTTGCAATTCATAGACCTTAATACGGTCATTACCTTTAGTACCTGATGGCACAGCTAAGACAGCCTCAGCATCCACATCACTTTCCTTGTAACCAAGGTCATGCCAGATGGCAGCATCATAGCCAAACTTAGTAATGCCTTGCTGACCGAGAAATTGATACAACTCTTGAAACAGTTGCGTGATCGCAAAATAATTGGGCAAAATCTCGCGAATTGAAGCAACAGTAATTGGTTCACTTTTTTTAATGATAACTTCGTAATCAGACATAACATTCTCCTGTTCAATTTGTCTAAGTCGGGCGGCTACTCTAATCAGTCTTGCTTGTTCCTCTTCAATTAGTTGCTGCAAATCAGCTTGCTTGATCCGCAACATACCGCGCATCTGTTCGATAGAAATCTCTTCATTTAGCAATTGCAAAATTTGCTCTAAAGAGAATCCCAAATCTTTGAAGGCAAGGATGCGATGTAATCTAGGTAATTGACTGACTGAGTAAAAGCGATAACCCGTAAAATGATCGACTGAGATTGGCTTAAGCAATCCCATTTCGTCGTAGAGGCGTAGCGCCTTAATAGACACCTGACTGAGCTTAGAAAAATCTCCAATCTTGAGCATTTCGTTAATCTCTTGAATCCTCTTGTTGTGATTACAACATCTCCTCTAGGGGGAGAGTCAATATAGAGTTTTGATTTTGCCTGCGACAATGCAAGTGCTTAGGAAATCTCCCAAAAAGATGAGTAGCACTTTGAGACTTACAATTGACATATTGATTTATTGTGTCAAACTAGCATCAATTCTAGTCATCTAAATTACTCTAGAGCTTGATGTATATGGCAATTCCTCAGCATTTAACCAAGATTGTTGCCACAATTGGACCAGCAAGCCGATCCCCTAACGTATTTCGCAGAATGGTAGAGGCGGGGATCACCGTCGCGAGATTGAATTTCTCCCATGGCAGCTATGCAGACCATGCCAAGACTATTACAATGATTCGAGAAGTATCGGAAGAATTGGATGTTCCGATCACAATTTTACAAGATTTACAGGGACCCAAAATTCGCGTTGGTGAGCTACCTCCAACTGGGATCAAGCTGATTGAAGGTAATTCGATTACACTCATTCCCATAGATCCAAACCAGACAAGCGATCACCATTATGCAGATTCCATCACAATTGATTATCCATACGTTGCTGAAGAAGCGACGATTGGCACTCAAATTCTCTTAGCTGATGGTATTTTTGAACTCAAGGTCACTGGGCTTGAAGGTAATGCTGTGCATTGCGAAGTCATTAAAGGCGGCATCCTCACGAGTCATAAAGGCGTAAACTTTCCCAGTTTAAATTTACGGTTGCCTTCTATGACCGAAAAAGATCAACAGGATCTCGCATTTGGTCTAGCACAGGGTGTGGATTGGATTTCGTTAAGCTTTGTCCGCCAAGCCGCAGATGTCAAGCTACTTAAATCCTTGATCGCAGAACATGGAAAGACCGATGTATCGATTATCGCCAAGATCGAAAAACCACAGGCGATCGCTAATCTAGAAGAAATCATTGCTGTAGTCGATGGCATCATGGTGGCAAGGGGTGATTTAGGTGTAGAAATGCCTCCAGAGCGAGTGCCCATGATTCAGAAGCATATCATTCGTCGTTGCAATGAAGTTGGCATTCCTGTGATTACGGCAACCCAAATGCTAGAAAGCATGATCCAAAATCCACGTCCAACTAGAGCCGAGGCAAGTGATGTCGCCAATGCAATTATGGATGGGACAGATGCTGTCATGCTCTCAGGGGAATCAGCAGTAGGAAACTATCCTGTGCAGGCTGTAGAGATGATGACAAGGATTGCTTCTCAAGTTGAAACGGATGCTTCATTTATCAATTATCCTGCATCTAGAACTGATGAAGTCCATGCCATTAGTGAAGCACTCCATGCTATTTCGGATGTGATCGACTTTCATTGTATTGTGGCTTTTACCGCTAGTGGCTATACTGCAATTCTGGCATCAAAGGAACGGCTGAAGATCCCGATTATTGCCCTCACTCCCAGCATTAATGTGTACCATCGTCTTAATTTAGTTTGGGGAGTTAAGCCTCTGTTATTAGATCAAGAAGTAAATTCCTTTGAAATGGTAATCCAACAGGTAGAGTCCTATTTAATCGGAAGGAATTTAGCATCTCAAGGCGATCGCGTTTTGATTGTGGGAGGTATTCCTATGGGTGTGCAAGGTGGCACAAACTTCCTGAAGATTCATATCTTGTCATGATATGCCTAATTGTGTGTAGAGCAGCTTAGCTGCTCTACACACAATTAGTTTCTTGATCGAGAACCTGTTCCACCTGTGCATAAATTGCCTTTGCTTCGGCAGGAGAGTTACCGATACTGGTGAGACCTAATTTACCAAATTCTGAGAGGCAGCTTATGAGATGGAATACAGTTCCTGTTTCCGTACTGCTATCAAAATGTAGGCGATGGTAAGCGATGATATCCATCAGATCATGGGGCAGCAATCCCTTATATTGAGGCTTTTGGAGGTTATCTGTTGCCACATAATATTTTTCTTGCCCTTGTCGGCTGTAGAACTTGCCATCTTCTAAGTTGAATTTACCATTAGTGAGAAATCTCAATGTCATAAACGGATGGGTTGTGCCGCCTTTACGAAGATTAATCTCGATCGCTTGTAAATTCCAATTACCATTCGATTGCTTCACTGCCACAAAATCCACACCATAGCGTTCTAAAACGCCCTTAATTGCTAGATTTTTACCAATTGCTAAACCTATTTCTTGTAATTTTAGGCGATAGGCAGCATCGGCAGGAAAGCTGCAACCAAGATATACCTGACCATCGGGACCTCCTAGGATTTGATCATGGGTAGAGAGAATTTCCACTTCACCTGTGGGCGAGATCCGACCTTGCACACTAGGCGATCGCTTTTCCTCACCTTCGATAAAAGCCTCCACAATTGCTCCTAGTTCAGGAATCCGCCGCGCATAGTTGCTCCATGTTTCATGATTGGACTGAAATCGCATAGAGGCAAAGCGATCGCGAATAGCAGCACTGCATTCAGCAAGAC includes:
- a CDS encoding serine/threonine-protein kinase gives rise to the protein MLGKTLTGRYKIIKKLGGGGFSQTFIAEDEYLPDRPCCVIKQLKPASSQIEVLEISRGLFDKEAKVLYRLGKHECIPSLLAHFEQDKEFFLAQELIEGEVLTQEIKNGVCLGEQYTIDFLTDILTTLNFVHRQQVIHRDIKPSNLIRRTSDRKIVLIDFGAVKEVSTQTISQLGHTSSLVIGSPGYMPNEQFSGKTMFASDIYAIGIIAIQALTGLLPNQIPEDPVTREFLWRDRAKVTPTLADVIDKMVRFDFRQRYQSANEVLAAIQPLSSKSLAQTIFSASSLIDDLSLVPDNSNLQNSTINNIAKSPLELLIHDISDDLEMSEDPVRAKKFICLVCTGILENDAQRLDNFSFVELLQDLYQQYPTIESLKDSLVKSVKSISVPKQRQYLIVAKTVFNIVSQFYNSSAPEVPSNIPESVNPNPQLMSQPISYQVSNLVVNAGSAQIVAPIEHSPNSQNALEEKLPDRDIYQDLPSTESQLGFTQDELSLLNSYPSVVKNADNDNADNDIYAWVAHDIDTDAQQMRLKKLLLYTYQDVWENDLRQLNSIDWVSLLKELVNFMPTFSQLNALVQEAVQRVSKPAEYSVIGNMLLAKLEPLYPDSAYPNSVEVVTPPVYQTNSSIDPSTSYEQSKAPFDPQIVHDLFDLRLELMRFTNSMRTKILLFSTLYFPFDPDRDNWQDLRNHELDGLLRQLFYAYPSFDKVEHTLWQVAQSLNESTTYEQSANYILQVIKPLYELLIAKSMHHPAEGGLLPSQDSDFTQPSVIFHKGG
- a CDS encoding pentapeptide repeat-containing protein: MEAALTPQDILRRYAKGDRDFSGINLNGIKLSGANLSRTDWLDVNLSKAYLNSTVLTFACLTRANLRGAVMMGAHLCGANLNQASLSNANLSNADLHGASLQGATLFGANLNLANLMDANLIEADLRTANLNGATLVGACLRGANLRQERAIGDQHDIMPNQKKRNIASLHGTNLAGADLRGANLSGADLHKADLRGANLQESTLNGANLSEAKLNNANMRGIFLSEANLTNAVLSGAVLHNAKLERAILIDADLNGVNLRSAVMADVKASRVQMQGADLTDAKLSRADLSRADLRGAMMVRANLIEAYLARTNLANANLTEAILNRAELSSANIVGAILMGATLPDGKIHR
- the bchI gene encoding magnesium chelatase ATPase subunit I gives rise to the protein MIATPIKPTVTTRRPVFPFTAVIGQEEMKLALLLNVIDPKIGGVMVMGDRGTGKSTTVRALADLLPEIEVVADDPFSSHPTDGDLQSEEVRQRIANGEKLPVTTKQVIMVDLPLGATEDRVCGTIDIEKALSEGVKAFEVGLLAKANRGILYIDEVNLLDDHLVDVLLDSAASGWNTVEREGISIRHPARFVLVGSGNPEEGELRPQLLDRFGMYAEIKTARDPELRLQIVENRTTFDNNPHAFLAEKADQQSEKQAQIVRAQQILNEVNIERDLRLKISTVCADLNIDGLRGDIVTTRAAKAYAASEGRKEVEVDDIKAVIGLCLRHRLRKDPLESIDSGYKVLKTFNQVFGIEEE
- a CDS encoding MerR family transcriptional regulator, which translates into the protein MLKIGDFSKLSQVSIKALRLYDEMGLLKPISVDHFTGYRFYSVSQLPRLHRILAFKDLGFSLEQILQLLNEEISIEQMRGMLRIKQADLQQLIEEEQARLIRVAARLRQIEQENVMSDYEVIIKKSEPITVASIREILPNYFAITQLFQELYQFLGQQGITKFGYDAAIWHDLGYKESDVDAEAVLAVPSGTKGNDRIKVYELQGYEAIACVVHHGSYQDFPKAYEHLLTWIENNGYRCIGANREFYIQGGSEFDNESYITEIQFPVERV
- the pyk gene encoding pyruvate kinase produces the protein MAIPQHLTKIVATIGPASRSPNVFRRMVEAGITVARLNFSHGSYADHAKTITMIREVSEELDVPITILQDLQGPKIRVGELPPTGIKLIEGNSITLIPIDPNQTSDHHYADSITIDYPYVAEEATIGTQILLADGIFELKVTGLEGNAVHCEVIKGGILTSHKGVNFPSLNLRLPSMTEKDQQDLAFGLAQGVDWISLSFVRQAADVKLLKSLIAEHGKTDVSIIAKIEKPQAIANLEEIIAVVDGIMVARGDLGVEMPPERVPMIQKHIIRRCNEVGIPVITATQMLESMIQNPRPTRAEASDVANAIMDGTDAVMLSGESAVGNYPVQAVEMMTRIASQVETDASFINYPASRTDEVHAISEALHAISDVIDFHCIVAFTASGYTAILASKERLKIPIIALTPSINVYHRLNLVWGVKPLLLDQEVNSFEMVIQQVESYLIGRNLASQGDRVLIVGGIPMGVQGGTNFLKIHILS